AAAGAAAAATATAAAGCTTCTAAGGGCTGGTTATTTGACATTGGAGGACTTTATTTAGGGGGGAGAAATTTATTTGAAACTTTGTGGTTGAACACTGTCCTAGTACATCCACGTGAAGAGTATCGCTTAAATAGACAAAAACCTTGTTGGGAATTTACTGGGTCAGAAATCATTGATCATTATTTTTCAGGTGATAATTGTGATAATCTGGCTGAGCTCTATTGCGCTTGGAGTCGAGCGATTTATATTGATCCGGAAAGCGATTTAAATAAACCTTTCTCTTTTGAAGTGGTTAAGCTACCGGAAATTAATCACGTAGATAATTTCTTAGAACCTATGACAGTCTGGCGTAAAAATGCTAGTGGTGAAAATAAAGGAAGGTATACTCCCAGGAAGCATGTTGCCGGACAATCGTTATGGCGGTCTTTTGGTTTAGTCCTTCCATCGAATTCTAAAAAGGAAGAGAATGAGGGGGAAAGTCATCGTCCAGAAATAATAACTTGGCTTGATTATCTAGATGATATTACCGATTCTTTGTTGGATGATTATCCTCTAACTATACATGCTATAAGTATGCAAGATGATGGGAATGCTACTTCCTGGGTGCCTACCGATGAAATTTACGATGAACTAAAGATTGATGACCAAGTAGCTGCTGATGTCAGTTCGGCAGGTTGGATTCCGCGGATCAATGATACTGTAACAGAAACTAAAGAAGCTATTGAACGCACTTTTCGCTATTTTTTGATGGAAATAAAAGATATACGAAACTTAGGAAGTAATGATTTTGTTGACCAAAAAATTGAGGAGTTGTATTTCTTAATCGATTTACCCTTTAGAGACTGGTTAATTGAGATAAAACCAGAAGATGCTAAAGATCAGAAGATCATTCAGTGGCGTCAAGTTTTGCGAAAGATTGTAATGAATAAAATTAATCACATGGTTCAAGAGGCTGGCCCACGGGATTATAAAGGAAAGGTTTATGAAGCTAAAGACGGCCAGACTTATTTAAAAAACATCGCTACGGCCTATAATACTGTAACCTATTTTATTAATAAAAAATTAAGTGTAAGGGAGGATAGACATGACTGAGACAAACAAAAAGCAAGTATCTGTTTACCAGGTAACAGCTAGAATGATTAATGATTTGGCCCGAAATGATGGGACAACTATAAGTAAAGCTCACCTAGCTAGATTACGCCAGTCAATTGGTAAACCTTTAAGTCAGACGGTTGATATTTGGCCATTACTATTTCAATATCTACCAGAAGAATTTCTAAGCAAGAGTGGGAAAACAACTTTAGAGCAAAAAGCGATATTAACGACATTGCAACTTTATGCTTTATACCAGCAAGGAAGTCAAAATGCAGAGGTTAAACTTAACAAACAAGAAAACACACCCAATATTGGTGCTTCACTCGCTTACTTGCGAAGAGAAAAGGATCAACGAGTTGCTAGCGATCGCCGTTTTAACACTTTAATTACGGCAACAGATTTTACAGAATTAATCTATTATTTACGCCAAATGGTTAAATTATTAAAAGGAAAATCGCAGGGGCAAGTTCTTATTAACTATCCACGTTTGGCTGAAGATCTATATTGGTATTTGAGAGGATACGAAGAAAAC
This genomic stretch from Aerococcus mictus harbors:
- a CDS encoding type I-E CRISPR-associated protein Cse1/CasA, encoding MAKFNLIDEPWIAVINKESGDNLLLSLRDVFEKAPTLSQLAGDSKTQDFAVLRLLLAILQTVYSRMDASGQAYDQVDLTERYQQIKDVDEFDEDDYVQSLEETWQLIWEEGEFSEAVNDYLEAWYDRFYLFDDQYPFFQVTQADIAEDKISKSKASSIQAKNINRTISESGNKIALFSPSYGENKELLWADQVARWLLTFQGYSGLSDKVIFGKEKYKASKGWLFDIGGLYLGGRNLFETLWLNTVLVHPREEYRLNRQKPCWEFTGSEIIDHYFSGDNCDNLAELYCAWSRAIYIDPESDLNKPFSFEVVKLPEINHVDNFLEPMTVWRKNASGENKGRYTPRKHVAGQSLWRSFGLVLPSNSKKEENEGESHRPEIITWLDYLDDITDSLLDDYPLTIHAISMQDDGNATSWVPTDEIYDELKIDDQVAADVSSAGWIPRINDTVTETKEAIERTFRYFLMEIKDIRNLGSNDFVDQKIEELYFLIDLPFRDWLIEIKPEDAKDQKIIQWRQVLRKIVMNKINHMVQEAGPRDYKGKVYEAKDGQTYLKNIATAYNTVTYFINKKLSVREDRHD
- the casB gene encoding type I-E CRISPR-associated protein Cse2/CasB, with amino-acid sequence MTETNKKQVSVYQVTARMINDLARNDGTTISKAHLARLRQSIGKPLSQTVDIWPLLFQYLPEEFLSKSGKTTLEQKAILTTLQLYALYQQGSQNAEVKLNKQENTPNIGASLAYLRREKDQRVASDRRFNTLITATDFTELIYYLRQMVKLLKGKSQGQVLINYPRLAEDLYWYLRGYEENVRIRWAQSYYMNREEGVNSDEE